In a single window of the Ancylobacter polymorphus genome:
- the queA gene encoding tRNA preQ1(34) S-adenosylmethionine ribosyltransferase-isomerase QueA — MRVDLFDFDLPPESIALRPVSPRDAARLLVVRAGADPELTDAQVRDLPELLAAGDALVVNDTRVLPARLDGIRRRATSQGEGVQVEAMLHKRLGPDSWLALARPGKRLAPGDTIEFASPEGETTLAARVEAKGEGGEVTLRFAAAGPALDAAIAAIGHIPLPPYIAAKRADDAQDRADYQTMFAAHEGSVAAPTAGLHFTPELIERLAARGVETHRVTLHVGAGTFLPVKADDTADHRMHAEWGEVSPETAAALNAVRARGGKVVTVGTTATRLIESAASQEGLLSAWRGETDIFITPGTHFRFIDGMLTNFHLPRSTLVMLVAAFIGHETQKRAYAHAIASGYRFYSYGDACLLLPQARP; from the coding sequence TGCGTGTCGACCTGTTCGATTTCGATCTGCCGCCCGAGTCCATCGCGCTCCGGCCCGTCTCGCCGCGCGATGCGGCGCGGCTGCTCGTTGTGCGCGCCGGTGCGGACCCGGAACTGACCGACGCGCAGGTGCGTGATCTGCCGGAACTGCTGGCTGCCGGCGACGCGCTGGTCGTCAACGATACGCGCGTGCTTCCGGCACGGCTCGACGGCATCCGCCGCCGTGCCACCTCGCAGGGCGAAGGGGTGCAGGTCGAAGCCATGCTGCATAAGCGGCTCGGCCCGGACAGCTGGCTTGCGCTCGCCCGTCCCGGCAAGCGGCTGGCTCCCGGCGACACGATCGAATTCGCCTCTCCCGAGGGCGAAACCACGCTCGCCGCGCGCGTCGAGGCGAAAGGCGAGGGGGGCGAGGTCACGCTGCGCTTCGCGGCCGCCGGTCCGGCGCTCGATGCCGCCATCGCCGCCATCGGCCATATCCCGCTGCCGCCCTATATTGCCGCCAAGCGCGCCGACGATGCGCAGGACCGGGCGGATTACCAGACCATGTTCGCCGCGCATGAGGGGTCGGTCGCGGCGCCGACAGCAGGGCTGCACTTCACCCCCGAGTTGATCGAGCGTCTGGCCGCGCGGGGCGTCGAGACCCATCGCGTCACCCTGCATGTCGGCGCCGGGACCTTTCTCCCCGTCAAGGCCGACGACACGGCTGACCACCGGATGCATGCCGAATGGGGCGAGGTTTCTCCCGAAACCGCGGCCGCGCTGAACGCGGTGCGGGCGCGGGGCGGCAAGGTCGTCACCGTCGGCACCACGGCCACCCGCCTCATCGAGAGCGCCGCCTCGCAAGAGGGACTTCTCAGCGCCTGGCGCGGCGAAACGGATATCTTCATCACCCCCGGCACGCACTTCCGCTTCATCGACGGCATGCTGACCAATTTCCACCTGCCGCGTTCGACGCTGGTCATGCTGGTGGCGGCGTTCATTGGTCATGAGACCCAGAAGCGCGCCTATGCCCACGCCATCGCCAGTGGCTACCGCTTCTATTCCTATGGCGATGCCTGCCTTTTGCTGCCACAAGCCCGGCCATGA